In the Alkaliphilus oremlandii OhILAs genome, one interval contains:
- a CDS encoding FecCD family ABC transporter permease: MSRNHSAIGVQKSHKYKITVILVLVFMVVLSFLISVAMGAYKISVKEVLQAIFIDQEGLSRNIIWKIRVPRTLIAGIVGVCLSLSGGILQGVMRNPLASPNIIGVSSGAGLAASITLVLFPNYAYLLTPAAFIGAFATTLFIYMLSWKDGINPLRMILSGIAISSLIGAIINTILIFYPDRVQNTLGFTIGSLAAKSWIHFRLMWPYALAGFILTLIMAKKINILMLGDEIASSLGLNIERVRMILIIISSLLAASAVSVVGMLGFVGLVVPHITRLIIGSDYRYLFPASALLGASLMMICDTIARTVVEPIELPVGIIMAIIGAPFFLYLLRGGLKNRARG; this comes from the coding sequence GTGAGTAGGAACCATTCTGCCATAGGGGTGCAGAAAAGCCATAAATATAAAATCACGGTCATACTTGTACTTGTATTCATGGTAGTCCTATCTTTTTTAATCAGCGTAGCCATGGGCGCATATAAAATTTCTGTAAAAGAAGTGCTGCAGGCTATTTTCATAGATCAAGAAGGGCTGAGTAGAAATATTATATGGAAAATCAGAGTTCCCAGAACGCTAATTGCAGGGATTGTAGGCGTGTGCTTATCCCTATCTGGCGGAATATTGCAAGGGGTTATGCGAAACCCCCTTGCTTCTCCTAATATTATAGGCGTTTCATCGGGAGCAGGACTTGCAGCCAGTATCACCTTAGTGCTATTCCCCAATTACGCTTATTTATTAACACCGGCAGCTTTTATTGGTGCCTTTGCAACCACCCTTTTTATCTATATGCTTTCTTGGAAAGATGGAATCAATCCTCTTCGAATGATTCTGTCGGGTATTGCAATATCTTCTCTCATCGGCGCAATTATCAATACAATTCTTATCTTTTATCCGGACCGTGTTCAGAATACGCTTGGCTTTACCATCGGCAGCTTAGCCGCAAAAAGCTGGATTCATTTTAGACTAATGTGGCCCTATGCCTTGGCAGGATTTATTTTGACCCTAATTATGGCGAAGAAGATCAACATTTTAATGCTAGGGGACGAAATTGCATCCAGCCTAGGGCTGAATATAGAACGGGTTCGAATGATTTTAATCATCATATCCTCTTTATTGGCTGCCAGTGCAGTCAGTGTGGTAGGGATGTTGGGCTTCGTAGGGCTGGTGGTTCCTCATATAACGAGACTGATCATAGGGTCGGATTATCGATATCTATTTCCTGCCAGCGCTCTATTGGGAGCATCTCTAATGATGATATGCGACACCATTGCAAGGACCGTAGTAGAGCCCATTGAGCTACCAGTAGGAATTATTATGGCAATTATAGGGGCACCTTTTTTCTTATACTTGCTTAGAGGGGGGTTAAAGAATCGTGCTAGAGGTTAA
- a CDS encoding ABC transporter ATP-binding protein — protein MLEVKNLSLGYDDSIIVKDVSFNISDKSITTIIGPNGCGKSTILKALSKNKKPIQGDIVFQDRNIQEFQTKQLARKMSILPQSPRVPDDFTTRDLVGYGRYPHLSWTGRLSKKDQEIIDWAIAETKLEKLQHRQVSTMSGGERQRAWIAMALAQQPEILLLDEPTTFLDICHQFELLELIKKLNREMGITIVMVLHDLNQAARYSKKIIVVKDGEKYMEGIPRDVIKKQVLEEVFNIEVNILEDQDNECPYFIPINIKTGEKFNGAL, from the coding sequence GTGCTAGAGGTTAAAAATTTATCCTTAGGATATGACGATTCCATCATCGTAAAAGATGTATCCTTTAATATTTCAGATAAAAGCATCACAACGATTATAGGGCCCAATGGCTGTGGAAAATCAACGATATTGAAGGCACTTTCTAAAAATAAAAAACCAATACAGGGAGATATCGTTTTTCAAGATAGAAATATACAGGAATTTCAGACGAAACAATTAGCAAGAAAAATGTCCATTCTTCCACAGAGTCCTAGAGTGCCCGATGATTTTACGACAAGAGATTTAGTGGGATATGGGAGATACCCCCATCTGAGCTGGACCGGGAGGCTCAGTAAAAAAGACCAAGAAATCATTGATTGGGCAATTGCAGAAACAAAGCTAGAAAAACTTCAACATCGACAGGTGTCTACTATGTCGGGGGGAGAGCGGCAGAGAGCGTGGATTGCCATGGCATTGGCACAGCAGCCAGAGATTCTGCTTTTGGATGAACCCACTACATTTTTAGATATATGTCATCAATTTGAGCTTTTGGAGCTCATAAAAAAGCTCAATAGAGAAATGGGCATTACCATCGTCATGGTACTGCATGATTTAAATCAGGCAGCAAGATATTCCAAAAAAATAATTGTCGTTAAAGATGGGGAAAAATATATGGAAGGAATTCCGAGAGACGTTATAAAGAAGCAAGTATTGGAAGAGGTCTTTAATATAGAAGTCAATATTCTAGAGGATCAGGATAATGAATGTCCGTATTTTATTCCAATCAATATAAAGACAGGAGAAAAGTTTAACGGAGCACTTTAA
- a CDS encoding ABC transporter ATP-binding protein, which yields MTINNGDEQVINVSGLTKKFGEKTVVNNLSFHIDKGCIYGLLGPNGAGKTTTFRMLTTLLKPDSGMVEINHKEIRRKSSDIKRMIGMVSQHFSMHSDLSVWEILELHGKLHSIKKEERHKRIKELLKFADLSEDKDKIAKKLSGGMKRKVMIIRAILHQPDILFLDEPTVGLDPLSRKNIWFLLEQLKESGMTIILTTHYIEEAEKLCDRVLLINKGKILMEGVPKELILNAGEYTVEVFDRAEPEYHFFSSRKDALEFSSNIESKYIVRESNLEDVFIQMNKEGEKYGF from the coding sequence TTGACTATAAATAATGGAGATGAGCAAGTGATTAATGTAAGTGGCTTAACGAAGAAATTTGGTGAGAAGACTGTTGTTAATAACTTAAGCTTTCATATAGACAAAGGATGTATCTACGGGCTATTGGGGCCCAATGGCGCAGGAAAAACCACAACTTTTCGGATGCTGACAACTCTTCTAAAGCCGGATAGTGGGATGGTAGAAATTAATCATAAAGAGATTAGAAGAAAGAGCAGCGATATTAAAAGAATGATTGGCATGGTTTCCCAACACTTCAGCATGCACAGTGATCTATCTGTATGGGAAATATTAGAGCTTCACGGGAAGCTTCATTCCATAAAGAAGGAAGAACGCCACAAGAGGATTAAGGAATTACTTAAATTTGCAGATTTATCCGAGGATAAAGATAAAATTGCTAAAAAGCTTTCCGGTGGTATGAAACGTAAAGTAATGATTATAAGAGCCATTCTTCATCAGCCAGATATATTGTTTCTAGACGAGCCTACCGTTGGATTGGACCCATTGAGCCGTAAAAATATATGGTTTTTATTGGAGCAGCTCAAAGAAAGTGGAATGACAATCATATTAACGACCCATTATATTGAAGAAGCGGAAAAGCTTTGCGACAGGGTACTGCTGATTAATAAAGGAAAGATATTGATGGAAGGCGTACCGAAGGAGTTAATATTAAATGCTGGAGAATATACCGTTGAGGTATTTGATCGTGCAGAACCAGAGTATCACTTTTTTTCAAGCAGAAAGGACGCATTGGAATTCTCTTCAAATATTGAAAGCAAATATATTGTAAGAGAAAGCAATTTAGAGGATGTATTTATACAAATGAATAAAGAAGGTGAGAAATATGGATTTTGA
- a CDS encoding ABC transporter permease, with amino-acid sequence MDFEAVLWEEWIVFKRRFWKITSSALVSPLLYMIAFGWGMGKDVHVNGYPYINFIVPGIVAMTTMNTSYSAVSVLLSINRIYDKTFEQFLIAPISSHRYVAAKVLAGALRGMYAGFLILTVAFLSGAHIKINSMFLLIMFVNGLAFSCLGFYAALAVDSHADMNRFSTYILTPMTFLCGTFFSPENMPGVVKKVIYALPLTHASGGLRSIATVGSAQWMNVAVLFAYFIILFIICIKKYNSVTA; translated from the coding sequence ATGGATTTTGAAGCAGTTCTGTGGGAAGAGTGGATTGTATTTAAACGAAGGTTTTGGAAGATAACATCCAGTGCTTTGGTCAGCCCTCTACTTTATATGATCGCCTTTGGATGGGGAATGGGAAAGGATGTCCATGTAAATGGATATCCATATATCAACTTTATAGTGCCTGGCATCGTTGCAATGACCACAATGAACACAAGCTATTCAGCCGTCTCTGTTCTTCTGAGCATCAATAGAATATACGATAAAACCTTTGAGCAGTTTTTAATAGCCCCCATATCGTCTCATCGATACGTAGCTGCAAAGGTATTGGCAGGGGCTTTGCGTGGGATGTATGCTGGTTTTCTTATACTTACCGTTGCATTTTTATCGGGAGCTCATATTAAAATAAATTCTATGTTTTTACTCATCATGTTTGTCAATGGTCTTGCTTTTTCCTGTTTAGGTTTTTATGCAGCTTTGGCTGTAGATTCCCATGCTGATATGAATCGATTCAGCACCTATATCTTAACCCCCATGACATTTTTATGTGGCACATTTTTCTCGCCGGAAAATATGCCGGGTGTAGTAAAGAAAGTGATCTATGCATTGCCCCTTACCCATGCCAGTGGTGGACTGAGAAGCATTGCTACAGTAGGCTCGGCACAGTGGATGAATGTTGCCGTGCTATTTGCGTACTTTATCATTTTATTTATCATATGTATTAAAAAATATAACAGCGTAACGGCTTAA
- a CDS encoding sirohydrochlorin cobaltochelatase → MNKKALLVISFGTSYKDTFEKTIQAIEEDLKTAYPDHDFFRAYTSRRIIKKLKARDGIAIDLPAEALEKIREMGYEEVLCQTTHIINGFEFELTVKDLLPYSKDIQIKMGSALLTSHEDYLGAVEAVMGSIPPLKEEEALILMGHGTYHHANAAYPCLDYVFKSEGHTNVYMGSVEGFPYIDDVVKQLKKQSQIKKLYLMPFMVVAGDHALNDMAGDEEDSWKEVLKNQGYEVEIIMKGLGELEGIRKIFVEHSQKASSLQP, encoded by the coding sequence ATGAACAAGAAAGCACTATTAGTCATAAGTTTTGGGACAAGTTATAAAGATACTTTTGAAAAGACCATCCAAGCGATTGAAGAGGATTTGAAGACCGCCTATCCAGACCACGATTTTTTCAGAGCGTATACCTCTAGAAGAATCATTAAAAAGCTGAAAGCACGGGATGGGATTGCCATCGATTTACCGGCGGAAGCATTGGAAAAAATCAGAGAGATGGGCTACGAGGAGGTTTTATGTCAAACCACTCATATTATCAATGGATTCGAATTTGAGCTTACGGTAAAGGACTTGCTGCCATATAGCAAAGATATTCAAATTAAGATGGGAAGTGCCTTATTAACGAGCCATGAGGATTATTTAGGTGCTGTAGAGGCAGTGATGGGCAGCATCCCGCCACTAAAGGAAGAGGAAGCACTGATTCTTATGGGGCACGGTACCTACCACCACGCAAACGCGGCCTATCCTTGTCTGGATTATGTCTTTAAATCAGAGGGACACACCAATGTATATATGGGTTCCGTAGAAGGTTTTCCTTATATCGATGATGTGGTGAAGCAGCTGAAAAAGCAATCACAAATTAAAAAGCTCTATTTAATGCCTTTCATGGTGGTGGCAGGAGACCATGCTCTCAACGATATGGCAGGGGACGAAGAAGATTCTTGGAAAGAAGTTCTAAAAAACCAAGGATATGAAGTTGAAATTATAATGAAGGGTCTCGGTGAGCTGGAAGGTATTCGAAAAATCTTTGTGGAGCATTCTCAAAAGGCTAGTTCCCTACAGCCTTAA
- a CDS encoding response regulator transcription factor, with protein MKVLLVEDEKHLAEALLQILKKNKYTVDGVYNGEDGLDYALTGIYDVIILDIMLPKLSGLEILKSIRKKKISTPVLLLTAKSEVSDRVKGLDLGADDYLPKPFSTEELLARLRALTRRKGEVINEDTLSFSNFSLNLSTYLLEGEKTSVRLALKEVEILKYFMLRPRIIVNKEDLIIKVWGYESEAENNNIEVYISFLRKKLQYIEARAKITTIRGVGYKLEEE; from the coding sequence ATGAAAGTATTGTTGGTTGAAGATGAAAAGCATTTAGCAGAAGCATTGCTGCAGATTTTAAAGAAGAATAAGTATACGGTAGATGGTGTCTACAATGGAGAAGATGGATTGGATTACGCTTTAACAGGAATCTACGATGTAATTATATTGGATATCATGCTGCCCAAATTAAGCGGGCTTGAAATATTAAAGAGCATACGCAAGAAAAAAATTTCTACTCCTGTTCTGCTATTGACAGCAAAAAGTGAGGTTTCGGATCGAGTGAAGGGCTTAGACTTAGGGGCAGACGATTACCTTCCGAAGCCATTTTCTACGGAGGAGCTACTAGCAAGGCTAAGAGCTTTAACAAGAAGAAAAGGGGAAGTGATTAATGAGGATACCCTGTCTTTTAGCAATTTTTCTTTAAACCTGTCCACCTATCTACTGGAAGGGGAGAAAACCAGTGTAAGGTTGGCGCTCAAGGAGGTTGAAATACTGAAGTATTTCATGTTAAGACCTAGGATTATAGTGAATAAGGAAGATTTAATCATCAAGGTATGGGGATATGAATCTGAAGCAGAAAATAATAATATTGAAGTTTATATTTCTTTTTTGAGAAAGAAGCTTCAGTATATTGAGGCTAGAGCAAAAATTACTACCATTCGAGGCGTTGGCTATAAACTGGAGGAAGAATGA
- a CDS encoding sensor histidine kinase: MFKELRRKFVLINMSLLTFVFIAIFTAIYVLTAFSGEHQLDMTLEKVMNSSPTPFPGESRTATSLVVELNRFNEIIVFSSFLTMDEEVIKEAVIKAIEIPDATGKIKVGDFHYSFLKKDVIFGTRIAFVDRGPLQDSLRSILVIFAGVAGGSLIILFLISVFLANRAITPIREAFEKQEQFIADASHELKTPLAIIKTNLALILESKKDTVENQLKWIGYIQGQIERMSNLIKDMLTLAKMDSPEQPLFFETLDISNILEGALLYFEAGLFENGIVLETNIQPNLRLYGERYSFEELVHILMDNAIKNTNENGTISVCLNATKTNIELVVKNTGAGIAPENIPRIFERFYREDFARGREGGGYGLGLAIAKSIVQKHGGKIYAESNLGVDTSFIVKLPKGKQ, translated from the coding sequence ATGTTTAAGGAATTAAGAAGAAAATTTGTATTGATCAACATGTCCTTGCTGACATTCGTATTTATTGCCATCTTTACAGCCATCTATGTACTGACTGCATTCAGCGGGGAACATCAGCTGGATATGACCTTGGAAAAGGTGATGAATTCATCGCCAACACCTTTTCCAGGAGAATCTAGAACAGCCACAAGCCTAGTGGTAGAGCTGAATCGGTTCAACGAAATCATCGTATTTTCATCTTTTTTAACTATGGACGAAGAGGTGATTAAGGAAGCTGTAATAAAGGCTATAGAAATTCCTGATGCCACTGGAAAGATCAAGGTTGGCGACTTTCATTATTCCTTTTTAAAGAAAGACGTTATCTTTGGAACAAGAATTGCCTTTGTAGATCGGGGGCCGCTGCAAGATAGCCTCAGAAGTATTCTTGTGATATTTGCAGGTGTGGCTGGGGGCAGCTTGATCATCCTCTTTTTAATCAGTGTATTTTTAGCAAACAGAGCCATTACCCCTATTCGAGAGGCCTTTGAAAAGCAGGAGCAGTTTATCGCCGATGCCTCTCACGAGCTGAAAACGCCTTTAGCTATTATTAAGACAAACTTAGCTTTAATCTTAGAAAGTAAGAAAGATACTGTGGAAAATCAACTAAAGTGGATTGGATATATACAAGGACAGATTGAACGAATGTCTAATTTAATAAAGGATATGCTCACTTTGGCTAAAATGGATTCCCCAGAGCAGCCCTTGTTTTTTGAAACCTTGGATATAAGCAATATACTAGAGGGTGCCTTGCTATATTTTGAAGCTGGATTATTTGAAAATGGTATCGTTTTGGAGACGAATATTCAGCCGAATTTGCGTTTATACGGAGAGCGGTATAGTTTTGAGGAGCTGGTTCATATATTGATGGATAACGCAATTAAAAATACCAATGAAAATGGGACGATTTCAGTCTGCTTGAATGCGACAAAAACAAATATCGAATTGGTGGTAAAAAATACGGGAGCAGGTATTGCTCCTGAAAATATTCCAAGGATATTTGAACGATTTTATAGGGAAGACTTTGCTAGAGGTAGGGAGGGTGGCGGCTATGGGCTGGGCCTTGCCATTGCAAAATCTATCGTACAGAAGCATGGTGGAAAAATCTATGCAGAAAGCAACTTAGGTGTAGATACATCCTTTATTGTAAAGCTTCCTAAAGGTAAACAGTAG
- a CDS encoding methylglyoxal synthase — translation MECDRCSKIKMEKQKNIALVAHDNRKEDLANWVKENRQRLEQHSLCGTGTTAKLVADTTGLPVIAFKSGPLGGDQQIGSRIVEGHIDFMIFFWDPLEAQPHDPDVKALLRIAVLYDIPVANNASTADFLISSPLMDKEYERTIVNYSKIRSSRTKE, via the coding sequence ATGGAGTGTGATCGCTGTAGTAAGATTAAAATGGAAAAACAGAAAAATATCGCATTGGTTGCACACGATAATAGAAAAGAAGATTTAGCCAACTGGGTAAAGGAAAATAGACAACGATTAGAACAACATTCTCTATGTGGCACAGGAACCACAGCGAAGCTTGTTGCGGATACCACGGGGCTACCAGTGATCGCATTTAAGAGTGGACCATTGGGTGGGGACCAACAGATCGGTTCTCGCATTGTAGAAGGTCATATTGATTTTATGATATTTTTTTGGGACCCATTAGAGGCTCAACCTCATGATCCCGATGTAAAAGCATTACTAAGAATTGCAGTCCTATACGATATACCCGTTGCAAACAATGCATCTACAGCGGATTTTCTGATCTCTTCTCCTTTAATGGATAAAGAGTATGAAAGAACAATAGTCAATTATTCTAAAATAAGAAGCAGTAGAACAAAAGAATAA
- a CDS encoding HDIG domain-containing metalloprotein — MKTRQEAYELLTKYNKNESLIKHGLAVEAVMRYFAKQFRENEEYWGNIGLVHDLDYELYPEEHCHKTKEIMEKEGVHEDIIRAVISHGWNICIDVKPEHKMEKVLYTIDELTGLITATVYMRPNKSILDLEVKSVKKKFKQASFAAGVNREVILAGCEMLGMDLDTVILWTIDGMKEAAEALDLVGTI, encoded by the coding sequence ATGAAAACACGTCAGGAAGCATATGAATTACTTACAAAATACAATAAGAACGAAAGTTTAATAAAGCATGGACTTGCTGTTGAGGCAGTCATGCGTTATTTTGCAAAGCAATTCAGAGAAAACGAAGAGTACTGGGGAAATATTGGACTGGTACACGATTTAGATTATGAGCTTTATCCAGAGGAACACTGCCATAAAACGAAAGAAATCATGGAGAAAGAAGGCGTACATGAGGACATCATCCGAGCTGTTATTTCTCACGGATGGAATATTTGTATTGATGTAAAGCCAGAGCATAAAATGGAGAAGGTTCTATATACCATCGATGAGCTTACGGGTCTGATTACAGCTACAGTTTATATGAGACCGAATAAAAGCATTTTAGATTTAGAAGTAAAATCTGTAAAGAAGAAATTTAAGCAGGCAAGTTTTGCTGCTGGCGTCAATCGAGAGGTGATCCTTGCAGGATGTGAGATGCTGGGCATGGATTTAGATACGGTAATCCTTTGGACCATTGATGGTATGAAGGAAGCAGCAGAGGCCTTGGATCTTGTTGGTACAATTTAA
- a CDS encoding group II intron maturase-specific domain-containing protein: MKHPLQKLDEWIRRRLRMCIWKQWKKT, translated from the coding sequence ATGAAACATCCATTGCAAAAGCTTGATGAATGGATAAGAAGGAGGTTAAGAATGTGCATATGGAAACAGTGGAAAAAAACCTAA
- a CDS encoding MATE family efflux transporter — protein sequence MNIEKVHGSKLGNSSFYNTLLKLAIPIVVQNFITSSINMVDTLMIGKVGEIEIAAVGIANQYFFLFNILLVGITSGSGIFLSQYWGKKDIKNIRKILGISLISSVIASILFTIIALIAPSGIIRLFNKDPYVIQLGVDYLLIVCFSYIFTAISMAFGVASRSVEDSVAPMLVSILALLTNATLNYAFIFGHFGFPVMGVKGAALATLIARVVEAIALVLYLYGKKSPLAAKLKEMVDSNAEFIKRAMRTILPVVINDFCWAIAAVIYSICYGSLGTQAMASIQITTTVQNTFMVLSFGIANGSAVMIGNKVGAGDLEEAEEYTKKFLKISMLSGLLIGLLMSSSSKIVLSFFNVSAEVHTSALRILYINSAIMFLKVLGIVIIVGILRGGGDASYALKVEMFTMWLVGVPLALLGAFVFKLPVEIVVFLVGFEEAAKVFFSMRRLKTNLWIKQVTE from the coding sequence ATGAATATTGAAAAGGTACACGGTAGTAAATTAGGAAATTCAAGTTTTTACAATACGCTATTGAAGCTTGCCATACCAATCGTGGTGCAAAACTTCATTACTTCATCCATCAATATGGTGGATACCTTAATGATCGGTAAAGTCGGTGAAATTGAAATTGCTGCTGTTGGCATTGCAAACCAATACTTTTTTCTTTTTAACATTCTTTTAGTGGGTATTACCAGCGGCTCTGGTATCTTTTTATCCCAATATTGGGGAAAAAAAGATATTAAAAATATACGGAAAATTTTAGGGATCAGTTTGATATCCAGTGTGATTGCATCCATATTATTTACAATCATCGCTTTGATTGCTCCCAGTGGCATCATCCGACTGTTTAATAAAGATCCTTACGTTATACAATTGGGCGTCGATTATCTACTGATCGTTTGCTTTAGCTATATATTCACTGCCATCTCCATGGCCTTCGGTGTAGCCAGCAGATCTGTTGAGGATTCTGTGGCCCCAATGCTGGTGAGTATTCTTGCTTTGCTTACAAATGCAACACTGAACTACGCCTTCATATTTGGACATTTTGGTTTTCCTGTAATGGGTGTAAAAGGAGCTGCCCTTGCTACATTAATAGCGAGAGTGGTGGAAGCAATCGCTTTAGTTTTATATCTCTATGGGAAGAAAAGTCCTCTGGCTGCAAAATTAAAAGAAATGGTGGACTCTAATGCTGAGTTTATAAAAAGGGCAATGCGTACCATTCTGCCTGTTGTCATCAATGATTTCTGCTGGGCAATTGCCGCTGTGATCTATTCTATCTGCTACGGCTCTTTGGGAACACAGGCAATGGCTTCTATTCAGATCACTACAACGGTTCAAAATACCTTCATGGTTCTTTCTTTCGGTATTGCCAACGGCTCTGCTGTAATGATAGGAAATAAAGTAGGAGCAGGAGATTTGGAAGAAGCAGAAGAGTATACGAAAAAATTTCTCAAAATCTCTATGCTATCCGGCCTTTTGATAGGGCTTCTGATGTCTTCCAGCAGTAAGATTGTCCTTTCTTTCTTCAATGTATCTGCGGAGGTTCATACCAGTGCTTTAAGAATCCTATACATCAACTCTGCTATTATGTTCCTTAAGGTCCTCGGTATCGTGATTATCGTTGGGATATTAAGAGGTGGCGGCGATGCTTCCTACGCACTGAAGGTGGAGATGTTCACCATGTGGCTCGTTGGCGTTCCTTTGGCTCTATTGGGTGCCTTTGTGTTTAAGCTGCCCGTGGAAATCGTCGTATTTTTAGTAGGCTTTGAAGAAGCCGCCAAGGTTTTCTTCTCTATGAGAAGATTAAAAACAAATTTATGGATAAAGCAGGTAACGGAATAA
- a CDS encoding EcsC family protein — protein MDTYSRHALYELEKWKTKMRKRPSIIDRASKGIQSKFNTVLPQGYNDIMTSAIKTLTRAVLFGSKYITKPPVKNISLIEREKLVTEKTKFYRTTAVIEGAATGAGGLILGMSDLPLLLSIKIKYLYDVASIYGFDVNDYRERLYILNIFQLAFSSKGHMNTVFKKMENWDDYSDYLPDDIHNFDWDTFQQEYRDYIDIAKLLQLIPGIGAVIGSYANNKLMNKLHDTAVQAYRMRILN, from the coding sequence GTGGATACTTATAGTAGACATGCTCTCTACGAATTGGAAAAGTGGAAAACTAAAATGCGAAAACGTCCCTCCATCATTGATCGCGCGTCTAAAGGCATTCAGAGTAAATTTAATACAGTGCTGCCTCAGGGCTATAACGATATTATGACTTCTGCTATCAAAACCTTAACGAGAGCCGTATTATTTGGCTCTAAATATATTACAAAGCCTCCCGTAAAAAATATATCCTTAATAGAGCGGGAAAAATTGGTTACAGAAAAAACTAAATTTTATAGAACTACTGCCGTAATTGAAGGTGCAGCAACAGGTGCAGGAGGTTTAATACTGGGGATGTCGGACCTGCCCCTCCTCCTTAGTATCAAAATTAAATATCTCTATGATGTCGCTAGTATCTATGGATTTGATGTGAATGACTATAGGGAACGGCTTTATATACTCAATATCTTTCAGCTTGCTTTTTCAAGCAAGGGACATATGAATACTGTGTTTAAAAAAATGGAAAACTGGGATGATTATAGCGACTATCTACCAGATGATATCCATAATTTTGATTGGGATACCTTCCAACAAGAATATCGTGATTATATTGATATTGCGAAGCTATTGCAATTAATTCCAGGGATTGGTGCGGTTATAGGCTCCTATGCAAATAATAAACTGATGAATAAGCTTCATGATACTGCTGTACAAGCCTATCGAATGAGAATTTTAAATTAA
- the cysK gene encoding cysteine synthase A: MSKIYKSLTELIGKTPLLELSNYNAKHNLGGKIIAKLEYFNPAGSVKDRIAYAMVVDAEEKGLLKPNSVIIEPTSGNTGIGLASVAAARGYKVILTMPETMSVERRSLLKAYGAEIVLTEGALGMKGAIAKAEELAAEIEHSFIPSQFSNPANPLVHMKTTGPEIWEDTDGNVDVFVAGIGTGGTISGVGEYLKSKNPNIKIVAVEPVDSPVLSEGRAGAHKIQGIGAGFVPDTLNTKIYDEIMTITNEEAFNTGKEIAKEEGLLVGISAGAAVLAAAKLANRPENKDKNIVVILPDTGERYLSTPLFEE; the protein is encoded by the coding sequence ATGTCAAAGATTTATAAGAGTTTAACAGAATTAATTGGGAAAACACCACTTTTAGAGTTGAGTAACTACAATGCAAAACACAATCTTGGTGGTAAAATTATTGCTAAATTAGAATATTTTAATCCAGCTGGAAGTGTAAAGGATAGAATCGCCTATGCAATGGTTGTAGATGCAGAAGAAAAAGGCTTATTAAAGCCAAATTCAGTTATTATTGAACCTACCAGCGGAAACACAGGAATCGGTCTTGCTTCCGTTGCCGCTGCAAGAGGATATAAAGTAATTCTTACGATGCCTGAAACCATGAGTGTAGAGCGCCGCAGTCTTTTAAAAGCTTACGGTGCAGAAATTGTTCTTACAGAGGGAGCCCTTGGTATGAAGGGTGCTATTGCAAAAGCAGAGGAACTTGCGGCAGAAATAGAGCATTCTTTTATTCCAAGTCAGTTTTCCAACCCTGCAAATCCATTGGTACACATGAAAACAACAGGTCCTGAAATTTGGGAGGATACCGATGGTAACGTGGATGTCTTCGTTGCAGGTATAGGAACTGGTGGAACAATATCCGGTGTAGGAGAATATTTAAAATCTAAAAATCCAAATATTAAAATCGTAGCGGTAGAGCCTGTAGACTCTCCGGTTCTTTCAGAAGGTAGAGCTGGTGCTCATAAAATTCAAGGAATTGGTGCAGGATTCGTTCCAGATACCCTCAATACAAAAATCTATGATGAGATTATGACCATTACAAATGAGGAGGCATTTAATACTGGCAAGGAAATTGCCAAAGAAGAAGGTCTTCTTGTAGGAATTTCCGCTGGTGCTGCGGTGCTTGCAGCGGCTAAACTAGCAAATCGTCCAGAAAATAAAGATAAAAATATTGTGGTGATTCTTCCAGATACGGGAGAGCGTTATTTATCTACCCCATTATTTGAAGAGTAA